The following proteins are co-located in the Candidatus Nanosynbacter sp. HMT-352 genome:
- a CDS encoding ribulose-phosphate 3-epimerase, producing MSNSVIAPAILAENAEQYKEQVNKITGLVERVHIDISDGEFAPTLTVGIPELWAPEGWMIDIHAMVNDVAEYVPKLIALRPHMIIIHAEATGDVKTALMQIRQAGIMAGLALLKPTVPRTVEELIKIADHVMIFSGELGRFGGTASLMQLEKIRLIKAINPNVEIGWDGGVSIDNAYSLVQGGVNVLNVGGVIQKSSDPRAIFSRLQQEINKTSVL from the coding sequence ATGAGTAATTCTGTAATCGCACCAGCAATTTTGGCGGAAAATGCCGAACAATACAAAGAGCAGGTTAATAAAATAACTGGGCTTGTTGAGCGTGTGCATATTGATATTTCTGATGGCGAATTTGCTCCAACGCTTACTGTTGGCATTCCTGAATTGTGGGCGCCGGAGGGTTGGATGATTGATATTCACGCAATGGTTAATGATGTTGCCGAATATGTTCCGAAGTTGATTGCCTTAAGGCCGCATATGATTATTATTCACGCAGAGGCTACTGGTGACGTAAAAACCGCGCTTATGCAGATTCGTCAAGCTGGAATTATGGCGGGATTAGCTCTATTAAAGCCGACGGTTCCGCGAACGGTTGAGGAATTGATAAAAATAGCAGATCATGTGATGATTTTTAGCGGTGAGTTGGGGCGATTTGGCGGAACTGCTAGTCTTATGCAGCTAGAAAAAATACGACTTATTAAAGCTATTAATCCAAATGTAGAAATCGGATGGGACGGCGGAGTGTCTATAGATAATGCATACAGCCTAGTTCAGGGCGGCGTTAACGTTCTGAATGTTGGCGGCGTTATTCAGAAATCGTCAGATCCGCGCGCTATTTTCTCCAGATTGCAGCAGGAGATTAATAAAACGAGCGTGCTTTAA
- a CDS encoding RpiB/LacA/LacB family sugar-phosphate isomerase — translation MKIYLGSDHRGFMLKEKVFAYLVKNGYDVQDVGGVELNPDDDFPQFAQAAALKVIGDDSKDPRAILICGGGQGMCMAANRFKGIRASVIWDAFEAKMTRQDNDSNVLCLPARVLEDNESAWKGIVETWLNTPYANAPRFNRRNAQLDELS, via the coding sequence ATGAAAATCTACCTCGGATCTGACCATCGTGGCTTTATGTTGAAAGAAAAAGTTTTTGCCTATTTGGTTAAGAATGGCTATGACGTTCAAGACGTTGGCGGTGTAGAATTAAATCCTGATGACGATTTTCCGCAATTCGCGCAGGCGGCGGCGTTGAAGGTTATTGGCGATGATAGCAAAGATCCGCGCGCGATATTAATTTGCGGTGGCGGTCAAGGAATGTGTATGGCAGCGAACCGATTCAAAGGAATTCGTGCCAGTGTGATTTGGGATGCGTTTGAGGCAAAAATGACGCGCCAAGATAACGATTCGAATGTTCTATGTTTGCCAGCGCGAGTTTTGGAAGATAACGAATCGGCATGGAAGGGAATTGTGGAAACGTGGCTGAACACCCCTTATGCGAATGCCCCACGATTTAATAGGCGTAATGCGCAGTTGGATGAATTGTCATGA
- the gap gene encoding type I glyceraldehyde-3-phosphate dehydrogenase — MAVTRIAINGFGRIGRNAFKIANERSDLEIVAINDLTDTKTLAYLLKHDSNYGEYGRQVDFTENELIIEGKSVKVLAEKDPENLPWRDLGIDVVIESTGFFTDKDGAGKHLTAGAKRVVISGPTKSEGVDTIVLGTNDDKVKNATPIVSNASCTTNSLGAVMAILDAEFGVEKSMLTTVHSYTASQRLQDAPSKDLREGRNAAENMVPTTTGAAIAVTKTLPQLTGKFDGLSVRVPTPVVSLSDVTALLRKDVTVEQVNEAFKKAAQSNFYQGILGVSEEPLVSRDFIGNSHSGVVDLPLTKVVGGNLIKVMVWYDNEWGYSNRLVELVADVAYYLKKSE; from the coding sequence ATGGCTGTAACGAGAATAGCAATTAACGGCTTCGGGCGAATCGGACGCAATGCGTTTAAGATTGCTAATGAAAGAAGCGATTTGGAGATTGTCGCTATCAATGATTTGACTGACACAAAAACATTGGCGTATTTGTTGAAGCATGATAGCAATTACGGCGAGTACGGACGTCAAGTTGATTTTACGGAAAACGAGCTGATTATTGAAGGTAAGTCGGTTAAGGTGCTGGCTGAGAAAGATCCAGAAAATCTGCCGTGGCGAGATTTGGGAATTGATGTGGTGATTGAATCAACAGGATTTTTCACTGATAAAGATGGCGCGGGCAAGCACTTAACAGCTGGCGCAAAACGTGTAGTTATCAGTGGTCCGACGAAGTCTGAGGGAGTCGATACAATTGTTTTAGGAACTAACGATGACAAGGTAAAAAACGCGACGCCAATCGTGTCTAATGCTAGTTGTACGACTAATTCTTTGGGTGCGGTTATGGCGATTTTGGACGCAGAGTTTGGTGTCGAAAAGTCGATGCTGACAACTGTTCACAGTTATACGGCCAGCCAGAGGTTACAGGATGCGCCATCTAAGGATCTCAGGGAAGGTCGTAACGCTGCTGAGAATATGGTGCCAACTACGACTGGCGCTGCAATTGCTGTAACTAAGACCTTGCCGCAGCTGACTGGAAAATTCGATGGACTTAGTGTGCGCGTACCGACTCCAGTGGTGTCGCTTAGTGATGTGACGGCGCTTCTCAGGAAAGATGTGACTGTCGAGCAAGTAAATGAAGCCTTCAAAAAAGCTGCACAAAGTAATTTTTACCAGGGTATTCTGGGCGTTTCTGAAGAGCCTTTAGTTAGTCGCGACTTCATTGGTAATTCGCATTCTGGGGTTGTCGACTTGCCGCTGACGAAGGTTGTTGGTGGTAATTTGATCAAGGTTATGGTTTGGTATGACAATGAGTGGGGCTATTCCAACCGGCTGGTTGAATTAGTGGCGGATGTGGCGTATTATCTGAAAAAGAGTGAATAA